From the Micromonospora echinospora genome, the window ATCAGGTCGGCGCCCATCAACGGGTTGACCGCCCGCATCGGCGCGGCGAGCACCCCGGCCAGCCCGGCCAGGGCGATGCCGAAGCCGAAGACCGGGGTGATCCACTTGCCGACGTCGATGCCGAACGCCCGGGTCAGCTCGGGGCGCTCGGTGGCCGCCCGGACGACCATGCCGATCCGGGTGTGGCCGAGCAGCCACCAGACGGCCACGCAGACCGCGACGGCGAAGCCGAGGATGAACACCCGGTAGGTGGGGAAGTCGAACAGTCCGAAGTCGACGGACCCGTCCAGTTCGGCCGGGGTGGCGTACGGACTGGACATCGCGCCGTACCGGAGTTTGACCAGGTCCTGGAGGATCAGCGTCAGGCCGAAGGTGAGCAGGAAGTTGTAGAGCGGGTCGAGCCGGGTGAGCCGGTGGATGAAGGCCCGCTCCAGCAGCATGCCGAACAGGCCCAGCCCGATCGGCATGATCACCAGGGCCGCCCAGAACGGCACTCCGGCCTCGCTGAGCAGCACGTACGCCCCGAACGCGCCGAGCATGTAGAACGCGCCGTGGGCGAAGTTGACCACCCGCAGCATGCCGAAGATGACCGCGAGCCCGAGGGCGAGCAGGGCGTAGAACGCCCCGCTCACCAACCCGTTGAACGTGTTGAGAAGGAAGCCGGTCACGGCGACGTCACATCCGGCAGTCCGGAGACGGGGCCGCGAACGCCTCCGCCGCCGGGATGGTCTTGAGGATCTTCACGTAGTCCCACTCCTCGGTGACCTCGGCTGCCGGCTTGACCTGGGCGAGGTAGGCGTCGTGCACGACCCGGTGGTCCTCGGCCCGGATCTTGCCGTTCCGGAGGAAGACGTCGTCGATGGTCTTGCCCTCCAGCGCCTTGACGATGGTGTCCGCGTCGTCGGTGCCGGCGGCCTGCACCGCCTCCAGGTACTGGGTGGCGG encodes:
- a CDS encoding branched-chain amino acid ABC transporter permease, whose protein sequence is MTGFLLNTFNGLVSGAFYALLALGLAVIFGMLRVVNFAHGAFYMLGAFGAYVLLSEAGVPFWAALVIMPIGLGLFGMLLERAFIHRLTRLDPLYNFLLTFGLTLILQDLVKLRYGAMSSPYATPAELDGSVDFGLFDFPTYRVFILGFAVAVCVAVWWLLGHTRIGMVVRAATERPELTRAFGIDVGKWITPVFGFGIALAGLAGVLAAPMRAVNPLMGADLIIVVFAVVVIGGLGSIFGSVAAGFGIGLVQAWGEAYLSEWPIVAQTTVFIVMAVVLLWRPSGLFGREEAPA